One window from the genome of Diabrotica virgifera virgifera chromosome 6, PGI_DIABVI_V3a encodes:
- the LOC114325324 gene encoding 60S ribosomal protein L17: protein MGRYAREPENAAKTCKAKGSNLRVHFKNTCETANAIKKMPLKRAVAYLKNVVIQKECIPFRRFNGGVGRCSQAKQFGTTQGRWPKKSAEFLLQLLRNAESNADYSGLDVDRLVIEHIQVNRAASLRRRTYRAHGRINPYMSSPCHIELWLTEGESTPEAPKKSSQKKSALNKIKKPKAPQAVSN from the coding sequence ATGGGTCGATATGCACGTGAACCCGAAAATGCTGCAAAAACCTGCAAAGCTAAAGGTTCAAACTTGAGAGTACATTTTAAGAACACATGTGAGACTGCAAATGCAATCAAAAAGATGCCCCTCAAAAGAGCTGTAGCCTATTTAAAGAATGTAGTAATCCAGAAGGAATGTATTCCATTTAGAAGATTCAATGGTGGAGTTGGTAGGTGTTCTCAAGCTAAACAGTTTGGTACTACTCAAGGAAGGTGGCccaaaaaatcagcagaatttCTTTTACAACTCTTAAGAAATGCTGAAAGCAATGCTGATTATAGTGGACTTGATGTAGATAGACTAGTTATAGAACATATTCAAGTAAACAGAGCTGCTAGTTTAAGACGTCGTACATACAGAGCTCATGGTAGGATCAACCCTTACATGTCTTCACCCTGCCACATTGAATTATGGTTGACTGAAGGAGAATCTACACCAGAAGCTCCCAAAAAGTCTTCCCAGAAGAAATCGGCTCTTAATAAAATTAAGAAACCAAAAGCACCTCAAGCTGTATCAAATTAA